A genomic segment from Diospyros lotus cultivar Yz01 chromosome 5, ASM1463336v1, whole genome shotgun sequence encodes:
- the LOC127801244 gene encoding uncharacterized protein LOC127801244, with amino-acid sequence MAEPNHPPAYSIHHSCCPNCLRDRAWRLRRRNQRRKQRRGIKGINDDDVDELKASLDLGFGFEPDTAEKDPHLADSFPALRLYHAVTKQYSDYTQSRPPTASSSAPAAVSESDTGTMSASLSAIFDDTGDDPKKVKARLKQWAKVAALAARQEAASTKLIKP; translated from the exons ATGGCGGAACCCAACCATCCGCCGGCCTACTCGATCCACCATTCCTGCTGCCCGAACTGCCTCCGGGACAGGGCCTGGCGGCTCCGGAGGAGGAACCAGAGGCGGAAGCAGCGCCGCGGCATCAAGGGTATCAACGACGACGACGTCGACGAGCTCAAAGCCAGCCTCGACTTGGGGTTCGGGTTCGAGCCCGACACCGCCGAGAAGGACCCGCACCTGGCTGACTCCTTTCCTGCGCTCCGGCTCTACCACGCCGTTACCAAGCAGTACAGCGATTACACTCAAAGCCGACCACCGACAGCGTCGTCCTCGGCGCCAGCGGCGGTTTCCGAGTCCGATACGGGCACGATGAGTGCAAGCCTTAGCGCCATCTTCGACGACACAG GAGATGATCCGAAGAAGGTGAAGGCGAGACTGAAGCAGTGGGCGAAGGTGGCTGCACTTGCAGCGCGACAAGAAGCTGCGAGCACCAAACTGATCAAACCCTAG
- the LOC127802246 gene encoding protein NUCLEAR FUSION DEFECTIVE 4-like — translation MAVLQATSGTHSVVSAYSLIDLEHRFGISQVQLNYLVAALDVGRLFGWVSCLAADHLPMWTVLSIGLTLNLVGYGLQYLNLIHNLAFLSYWVVFLLNVIAGNGVCWINTYCQLVADQNFRENDPKTVIALTSCYSSLGGMIYASLARGFIGHDDDQNSTSIYLLLSCIVPAIVGLAVAILLGHLPKPTRFGGPTIFPTAFAIAIATGAYAWVESVAPPFKYMSSRLRTVILVLVIVVPFAATPAIYASFLKLKNWRRSPDSGSDSNSLKGDQPTGLQLGDQIQDEHGVKELLMNLNFWVYFVVSGCGVTLGSVYTKSLGRISESRCKHEVSSLQVLSSLSGYYGRVVSPIFYWNTRVRKLLPRPAVIGLLMIPMSASLFLLAISHDNTCLYMTTAVLGATSGAIIAFSASATAELFGVENAAVNHNIVLINIPVASLLFGHLAALNYDRERGTNIHGKCLGFNCHRQTFIVWGFVCSVGAILSFVLHLRTRKVHS, via the exons ATGGCTGTTCTGCAAGCCACAAGCGGCACCCACTCCGTCGTCTCGGCATACTCGTTGATTGATCTGGAGCATCGCTTTGGCATCTCTCAAGTGCAACTCAATTATCTGGTTGCGGCTCTGGATGTAGGCCGCCTCTTCGGGTGGGTGTCGTGTCTTGCAGCCGATCACCTCCCCATGTGGACAGTGTTATCCATCGGGTTGACGCTCAATTTGGTTGGCTATGGCCTCCAGTACTTGAATTTGATCCACAACCTCGCCTTCCTCTCTTATTGGGTTGTGTTTTTGCTAAATGTTATAGCTGGAAACGGCGTCTGTTGGATCAACACTTACTGCCAACTAGTTGCCGACCAGAACTTCAGGGAAAATGACCCCAAAACCGTGATTGCATTAACATCATGCTACTCTTCTTTGGGTGGAATGATTTACGCATCTTTAGCCCGAGGATTTATAGGGCATGATGATGATCAGAATTCAACTTCCATTTATCTACTCTTGAGTTGCATTGTTCCGGCAATCGTCGGTTTGGCTGTGGCCATCTTACTCGGCCACCTCCCAAAACCGACCAGATTCGGAGGGCCAACCATCTTCCCTACAGCGTTTGCGATTGCAATAGCAACAGGGGCCTACGCTTGGGTCGAGAGCGTAGCGCCGCCGTTCAAGTACATGTCCTCGAGGCTAAGAACTGTGATCTTAGTCCTGGTGATAGTGGTTCCATTTGCAGCCACTCCGGCTATATACGCAAGCTTCCTCAAATTGAAGAATTGGCGGCGCTCACCGGACTCAGGCTCGGACTCGAATTCGCTCAAAGGAGATCAGCCGACGGGACTGCAGCTGGGGGATCAGATTCAAGACGAGCATGGGGTGAAAGAGCTGTTGATGAATCTCAACTTCTGGGTGTATTTTGTAGTGAGTGGCTGTGGGGTTACGCTTGGAAGTGTGTATACAAAGAGCTTGGGCAGAATATCTGAATCACGTTGCAAACATGAAGTTTCATCATTGCAGGTGTTGTCCTCTCTATCTGGCTACTATGGAAGAGTTGTCTCACCCATTTTCTATTGGAACACAAG GGTGAGGAAATTACTACCAAGGCCAGCGGTGATAGGCTTGCTGATGATCCCCATGTCAGCATCACTCTTCTTGCTGGCAATAAGCCACGACAACACATGCTTGTACATGACTACAGCCGTTCTGGGAGCCACTTCTGGAGCCATAATCGCCTTTTCAGCATCCGCAACGGCCGAGCTGTTCGGCGTCGAGAATGCGGCGGTTAACCACAATATTGTTCTCATCAACATTCCCGTGGCTTCTCTCCTGTTTGGACATTTGGCTGCTCTCAACTATGATCGAGAAAGAGGAACCAATATTCATGGCAAATGCCTAGGGTTTAACTGTCATCGACAGACCTTCATCGTCTGGGGATTTGTTTGCTCTGTGGGAGCAATTCTCAGCTTTGTTCTTCATCTTCGAACACGAAAGGTTCACTCCTAA
- the LOC127802580 gene encoding protein DJ-1 homolog C isoform X1, which translates to MASLSSFLPPLSLAQTSALPVPPLVVSLPTLHFSPLASMSTRKPKAPTSNRSSKPTKTPSPAPTLPLTTTTIAPNSLPPKKVLVPIGFGTEEMEAVILVGVLRRAGADVTVASVEPQQEIEASGGTRLVADTSISACSDEIFDLVALPGGMPGSVRLRDCEILRKITSKQAEEKRLYSAICAAPAVTLLPWGLLKRKQTTCHPAFMDKLPTFWAVKSTIQVSEELTTSRGPGTSFEFAITLVEQLFGESVAKEVGDFLLMDTANENPRKEEFNGVDWTVNHTPRVLIPVANGSEEIEVVTIVDILRRAKADVVIASVEKSLHILASQGTKIVADMLIGSAAESIYDLIILPGGIVGAERMQKSKVLRKLLKEQESAGRIYGAICASPAVLHKQGLLKGKRATAHPSIISKLSNETVDGARVVIDGKLITSKGLTTAMDFALAIVSKLFGHARARSVAEGLVFEYPRS; encoded by the exons ATGGCGTCTTTATCGTCGTTTCTCCCACCACTGTCTCTGGCGCAGACTTCTGCACTGCCAGTACCTCCGCTAGTTGTCTCTCTTCCCACTCTCCACTTCTCGCCGTTGGCTTCCATGTCCACCCGGAAGCCGAAGGCACCCACGTCCAATCGCTCTTCGAAACCCACCAAGACTCCGTCTCCAGCTCCAACACTGCcgctaacaacaacaacaatagcgCCCAATTCCCTGCCTCCCAAGAAG GTTCTTGTTCCAATTGGGTTTGGGACGGAAGAAATGGAGGCCGTGATATTGGTTGGTGTTCTGCGCCGAGCCGGTGCGGATGTGACAGTGGCGTCGGTCGAGCCGCAGCAGGAAATCGAAGCTTCTGGTGGTACGAGGCTGGTTGCCGACACATCAATATCCGCATGTTCTGATGAAATATTTGATCTTGTTGCTTTGCCG GGTGGAATGCCAGGTTCTGTCCGTTTGAGAGATTGTGAGATTCTCCGTAAAATTACCAGCAAGCAAGCTGAGGAGAAAAGGTTGTACAGTGCTATCTGTGCTGCTCCAGCAGTCACACTTCTTCCATGGGGTCTTCTCAAGAGAAAGCAG ACAACTTGTCACCCTGCATTTATGGACAAGCTTCCAACCTTCTGGGCAGTTAAGTCGACCATTCAAGTTTCAGAGGAGCTAACAACAAGCCGTGGCCCTGGTACTTCATTTGAATTTGCTATAACACTAGTGGAGCAGCTTTTTGGTGAGTCTGTTGCCAAGGAGGTTGGAGATTTTCTG CTAATGGATACTGCTAATGAGAATCCCAGAAAGGAAGAGTTCAATGGAGTTGATTGGACTGTTAACCATACACCTCGG GTGCTGATCCCAGTTGCAAATGGATCTGAAGAAATTGAAGTGGTAACCATTGTTGATATTCTACGTCGAGCAAAGGCAGATGTTGTGATTGCTTCAGTTGAAAAGTCTCTGCATATTTTGGCATCTCAAGGCACGAAAATTGTTGCAGACATGTTAATTGGTAGTGCTGCTGAATCAATATATGACTTGATCATCCTACCg gGAGGAATTGTGGGGGCTGAGCGGATGCAGAAATCAAAGGTTCTAAGGAAGCTGCTTAAAGAACAAGAATCAGCTGGGAGAATATATGGGGCAATTTGTGCTTCACCTGCTGTCCTCCATAAACAAGGTTTACTGAAG GGAAAGAGAGCCACGGCTCATCCTTCTATCATAAGCAAGCTCAGTAATGAAACAGTGGATGGTGCTAGAGTAGTTATTGATGGCAAACTGATCACAAGCAAGGGGCTTACCACGGCAATGGATTTTGCATTGGCTATTGTGAGCAAACTTTTTGGTCATGCAAGGGCAAGGAGTGTAGCAGAAGGTCTAGTCTTTGAGTACCCCAGGAGCTAA
- the LOC127802581 gene encoding uncharacterized protein LOC127802581, protein MEEQKPLLRTLALSKQHSWSPDLLRDEAWSRRKGNQKLRLRRRSRSVTDDDLEELKACFELGFGFETNSVGIDPKLSDTFPALGLYHAVNKQYAQSLSRSSSSASMAVSDSDTASLSSASPSTIFDDSGDNPEMVKTRLRQWAQVVACAVRQAASN, encoded by the exons ATGGAGGAACAGAAGCCTCTGCTGCGCACGTTGGCGCTCTCCAAGCAGCACTCCTGGTCGCCGGACTTGCTACGTGACGAGGCCTGGTCGCGGCGCAAGGGCAACCAGAAGCTACGGCTGCGCCGCCGCAGCAGGAGCGTCACCGACGATGACTTGGAAGAGCTCAAGGCATGCTTCGAGTTAGGGTTCGGTTTCGAGACCAATTCGGTTGGGATCGATCCGAAGCTTTCCGATACCTTTCCTGCCCTCGGGCTCTACCACGCCGTTAACAAGCAGTACGCTCAGAGTCTGTCGAGGTCATCGTCCTCGGCGTCGATGGCGGTTTCCGACTCAGATACGGCGTCGCTCTCGAGTGCCAGCCCTAGCACCATATTCGACGACTCAG GTGATAATCCGGAGATGGTGAAGACAAGATTGAGGCAGTGGGCGCAGGTGGTTGCTTGTGCAGTGCGTCAAGCTGCATCGAACTGA
- the LOC127802580 gene encoding protein DJ-1 homolog C isoform X2, producing MPGSVRLRDCEILRKITSKQAEEKRLYSAICAAPAVTLLPWGLLKRKQTTCHPAFMDKLPTFWAVKSTIQVSEELTTSRGPGTSFEFAITLVEQLFGESVAKEVGDFLLMDTANENPRKEEFNGVDWTVNHTPRVLIPVANGSEEIEVVTIVDILRRAKADVVIASVEKSLHILASQGTKIVADMLIGSAAESIYDLIILPGGIVGAERMQKSKVLRKLLKEQESAGRIYGAICASPAVLHKQGLLKGKRATAHPSIISKLSNETVDGARVVIDGKLITSKGLTTAMDFALAIVSKLFGHARARSVAEGLVFEYPRS from the exons ATGCCAGGTTCTGTCCGTTTGAGAGATTGTGAGATTCTCCGTAAAATTACCAGCAAGCAAGCTGAGGAGAAAAGGTTGTACAGTGCTATCTGTGCTGCTCCAGCAGTCACACTTCTTCCATGGGGTCTTCTCAAGAGAAAGCAG ACAACTTGTCACCCTGCATTTATGGACAAGCTTCCAACCTTCTGGGCAGTTAAGTCGACCATTCAAGTTTCAGAGGAGCTAACAACAAGCCGTGGCCCTGGTACTTCATTTGAATTTGCTATAACACTAGTGGAGCAGCTTTTTGGTGAGTCTGTTGCCAAGGAGGTTGGAGATTTTCTG CTAATGGATACTGCTAATGAGAATCCCAGAAAGGAAGAGTTCAATGGAGTTGATTGGACTGTTAACCATACACCTCGG GTGCTGATCCCAGTTGCAAATGGATCTGAAGAAATTGAAGTGGTAACCATTGTTGATATTCTACGTCGAGCAAAGGCAGATGTTGTGATTGCTTCAGTTGAAAAGTCTCTGCATATTTTGGCATCTCAAGGCACGAAAATTGTTGCAGACATGTTAATTGGTAGTGCTGCTGAATCAATATATGACTTGATCATCCTACCg gGAGGAATTGTGGGGGCTGAGCGGATGCAGAAATCAAAGGTTCTAAGGAAGCTGCTTAAAGAACAAGAATCAGCTGGGAGAATATATGGGGCAATTTGTGCTTCACCTGCTGTCCTCCATAAACAAGGTTTACTGAAG GGAAAGAGAGCCACGGCTCATCCTTCTATCATAAGCAAGCTCAGTAATGAAACAGTGGATGGTGCTAGAGTAGTTATTGATGGCAAACTGATCACAAGCAAGGGGCTTACCACGGCAATGGATTTTGCATTGGCTATTGTGAGCAAACTTTTTGGTCATGCAAGGGCAAGGAGTGTAGCAGAAGGTCTAGTCTTTGAGTACCCCAGGAGCTAA